The sequence GGTCACCACGCGGATGATCTCCTCGTACGCGCCGGTGCCCTGGCTCCACTGGTCGTCCACCAGCGAGGGCCCCAGCTGCGTTCCCTGCCCCGCCTCGCCGTGGCACATCACGCAGGCGGAGCGGTACAGCGCGCGCCCCTGGCCGCCCTGCGCCGCGGTGACGCCCTGCGGCAGCTGCCCGGGCGGAGGGCCGGAATCACCCGGCGCCACGTCCGGCGGCCCGCCCTTGGCCGCGTCTCCGCCACCCGCGCGCCTCGCCTCCCTGTCGCATCCCGAAACGGCGGCCAGCACCAGCGCCGCCGCCATCCATGTCCACTGCTTCCGCATCGGCTCCGTCCGAAACGTCATGACCGGACCGCCGCCGAACCGAAATGTCCCGGGCGGGGCCGTTGATGGACGTCCCCTACCGCAAGCGTTGTTCCGGGCGC comes from Longimicrobium sp. and encodes:
- a CDS encoding cytochrome c, which codes for MRKQWTWMAAALVLAAVSGCDREARRAGGGDAAKGGPPDVAPGDSGPPPGQLPQGVTAAQGGQGRALYRSACVMCHGEAGQGTQLGPSLVDDQWSQGTGAYEEIIRVVT